In Acanthopagrus latus isolate v.2019 chromosome 16, fAcaLat1.1, whole genome shotgun sequence, one DNA window encodes the following:
- the rlf gene encoding zinc finger protein Rlf isoform X2 has product MAENNVEPEHEWSDRALDTAEDTLVAMETLLATLRAFEDVLRQQEISIASSTEYCDNFCQALMHYAGSRNSMEHGLPLLEVYCLSINCFAAARSHLTAESDRVALVLKRLALSCFELLLSVPENEIPYEAWVQFHHSVQLAHDTLLQYGSTDLQALLQITGEGGAWSNHVLTSLLTGQPTNTEEVDEYITLEGEGFMEMRVKHLEKMGEVAKAVVLAKACTECSSISNQATFRQTYVSLLCHLLPNEEAIMEISRLDCKDVLEITCNLETEGEENTAFILCTTFLTQQLQQQSLYCSWELTLLWSKLQRRIDPSLMSLLERCLQLGAIAKTVYHLLSLVRVIQTEAEEIGVPASVELCVKALQLPKQDDSETRVSVCKTVSCLLPDDLEVLRACQLTEFLLGPSQEVFGCLEELYLRPDQKYDQENEVIPNSLRCELLLALKAYWPFDPEFWDWKTLKYHCTSLLGLMPESEGEEEEAVDKQEKGKQPEPKGIPVKVESEHQRINGSLDGHEQQDEKQSSNLPESQGESETKKHKLCCQICKRSVTDTQIVHHSKRHAEDKCHPCPMCLEKFKSRKDLVPHIKQHIQSETYLEKNNVKTEDMQKHMEEDDDIEPGEITIDPSLMLYYKSTHDPDVLDHIVQQAKTVKEKHVDDDEHVTFEYIEQHFKLQNRDEYQCPGTGCTRIFKHSKYLYVHLKSEHKGDENVKYFHQMRDKREKCVFCRRHFVSAYHHRKHRRVHYGDRPYACAVIGCGAQFSTSNELVSHKQTHGYQLNYQCELKGCYITYSDLGQIYHHEAQHFRDAAFTCSSAECRKYYLSKKEFIKHLSTHNITFSEEDFEAQRKAKRKLLKAVPEVTTHQNKSVDNEEIVNEDVVNSASVSCASSLEISDTKEPKATMTLVAVCFDGSKFTCGFEKCGMTFSRARDVQRHLKCAHPEHLKLENKEHKHDKERGSKSKGIKPEPEPDNEDKGNGELSTPSQPTKSGKERKASTQPKNSDTDSSSLQTKNDALREILIGLSKLDLNSSSPHSVSSEAPQPPSEPNASQVSLHEAIMAKPPVVMLHKRTPHLPEEMVKTEEAASTADDEGNGESLATAKPYTCGMKGCGFRTAQSYSLLRHYNTKHGHTVEQAKRLTSLKTTSFKPYVCHLCSKSHREKHVLRAHYIQVHNMSETLVDKISYASIRYEGSIDPSNHTSQHSTNHDLKVRKTEIPELQSQLEKTHSTEDAENAQNFDNHSPSEEDGEDEPESREEDGEQKGEGEDAATQQVRTTRRLVAKSNLCYILDKFSKPFHCVAKNCDAAFSTQGGLVRHLQLVHHYNRSQLLLEKDFDASHSPEVRKEPAKKRPLPNSDEPQPQYKCHFANCSASYHLKSSLVRHTRDFHSQPPELIGCKYEGCTRVFSHDDALKKHTLYSHCEYYDSLVVRLQSTHKKSITGCQKKLIVAPQSPQKEEPASTTSQAEISSPSPVESEPEVATQPEEIIKEAVEEKTLPRESKPRRNCFSRFVFRSHEEALQMCQDRCLRVAYPCMVQDCDSVVTYMGSLHRHYLKVHHMRRDDLVKNDDMLVFTAEQLEELIQRKSATPTVVEVAEACVPNGVHKMEYQAEPENTEGQPAPMSLHSIKTEAQEEDKHDSLGFPEEEVEQPPPPVERNGVLVGADEVLYGEPSTGGQTEESAAAPTPNTQKQEERLSWDKIKPLLRPVTVDLSPPCSLRFSTEEGFQDVSGTRDGGKMVNGSAPSPPVRQPLKRKNELSEQPSNLKDSKSRSPSPRPFDIAAYKPIGFESSFLRFIQETTPKEKNTAPVKRRDSFRRSCSVKENNQLGITHTRSRRTHSPMLKPHAMTGDFTSVQNLKSILDKALAGCGDLAIKQLQYLRPVVVLGRPVSTPAPPDLFPSDTKNSKLLLGS; this is encoded by the exons ATGGCGGAGAATAATGTTGAACCAGAGCACGAATGGAGCGACCGGGCCCTGGACACGGCCGAGGACACTCTGGTTGCAATGGAAACCCTGCTGGCCACACTTAGAGCCTTTGAAGACGTGCTCAGGCAACAAGAAATATCCATTGCATCCTCCACGGAGTACTGCGACAACTTCTGTCAG gcGCTGATGCACTATGCTGGGAGCAGGAACTCCATGGAGCATGGTCTGCCTCTTCTCGAGGTATACTGTCTGTCCATAAACTGTTTCGCTGCAGCTCGATCTCACCTCACTGCAGAGTCCGACAGAGTGGCCCTTGTTTTGAAGAGACTAGCATT gAGCTGTTTTGAATTGCTGCTGTCAGTGCCTGAGAATGAAATCCCATATGAAGCCTGGGTTCAATTTCACCACTCTGTTCAG CTTGCCCATGATACATTGTTACAGTATGGCAGCACAGACCTCCAAGCTTTACTCCAGAtcacaggagagggaggagcgtGGAGCAACCATGTTCTTACCTCCCTCCTCACAGGCCAGCCCACCAACACAGAAGAAG TTGACGAGTACATCACCTTGGAAGGCGAGGGCTTCATGGAGATGCGGGTGAAGCACCTGGAGAAGATGGGGGAAGTGGCCAAAGCGGTGGTGCTGGCCAAAGCTTGCACTGAATGCAGCTCCATCTCCAACCAAGCTACCTTTCGACAAACTTATGTCTCCCTGCTTTGTCACCTGCTTCCCAATGAAGAAGCCATAATGGAG ATCTCCAGACTTGACTGTAAGGATGTGCTGGAGATCACATGTAACCTAGAGACTGAGGGGGAGGAGAACACAGCCTTTATCTTGTGCACAACTTTcctgacacagcagcttcagcagcagagcCTTTACTGCTCCTG GGAGTTGACTCTGTTGTGGAGTAAGCTTCAGAGGAGGATCGACCCCTCGTTGATGTCTCTTCTGGAAAGATGCCTTCAGCTAGGTGCCATTGCCAAAACAGTCTACCATTTACTTTCCCTAGTCCGTGTCATTCAGACAGAG gcGGAGGAAATTGGGGTGCCTGCTTCAGTAGAACTTTGTGTAAAAGCTCTTCAACTTCCAAAGCAGGATGACTCAGAAACAAGGGTCTCTGTCTGTAAGACAGTGTCCTGCCTTCTTCCAGATGACCTTGAAGTGTTGCGTGCCTGTCAGCTCACAGAGTTCCTGCTTGGCCCCAGCCAGGAAGTCTTTGGGTGCCTTGAAGAGCTATACTTACGCCCAGACCAAAAGTACGACCAGGAAAACGAGGTTATTCCCAACTCACTGCGCTGCGAGTTGCTACTAGCACTGAAAGCCTATTGGCCTTTTGACCCAGAGTTCTGGGACTGGAAAACTCTTAAGTATCACTGCACCTCCCTTCTAGGGTTGATGCCAGAgtcagaaggagaggaggaggaggcggtaGACAAACAAGAGAAGGGTAAACAACCTGAACCAAAGGGAATCCCAGTGAAAGTAGAATCTGAGCATCAACGGATAAATGGGAGTCTTGATGGTCATGAGCAGCAGGATGAAAAGCAGTCTTCTAACTTACCAGAAAGCCAAGGAGAgtcagagacaaagaaacacaagctgtgcTGTCAGATTTGTAAGAGATCAGTCACTGACACCCAGATAGTTCACCACTCCAAAAGACATGCAGAAGACAAATGCCACCCCTGCCCTATGTGCTTGGAAAAGTTTAAGAGCAGAAAGGATCTTGTCCctcacataaaacaacacattcagagtgaaacatatcttgagaaaaacaatgtaaagaCAGAGGACATGCAGAAACAtatggaggaggatgatgatatTGAACCAGGAGAGATCACCATTGACCCTTCCTTAATGCTGTATTACAAATCCACACATGATCCAGACGTGCTGGACCACATTGTTCAACAAGCCAAAACCGTGAAAGAGAAGCATGTGGACGATGACGAGCATGTAACATTTGAGTACATTGAACAACACTTCAAGCTGCAGAACCGGGACGAGTATCAGTGTCCAGGAACCGGGTGTACTCGGATATTTAAACATTCCAAGTACTTGTATGTCCATTTAAAGTCTGAGCACAAAggtgatgaaaatgtgaaatattttcatcagatgaGAGACAAGCGAgagaagtgtgttttttgtagaCGCCATTTTGTCTCTGCTTACCATCATCGAAAACATCGAAGAGTTCATTATGGTGATCGGCCTTACGCATGTGCAGTTATAGGTTGTGGCGCTCAGTTTAGTACCTCCAATGAACTtgtctcacacaaacagacccaTGGCTATCAGCTCAACTACCAGTGTGAGCTTAAAGGCTGCTACATCACTTACTCTGACTTGGGACAAATCTATCACCATGAAGCACAGCATTTCAGAGATGCAGCATTTACTTGCTCTAGCGCTGAATGTAGAAAATACTACTTATCCAAAAAGGAATTCATAAAGCATTTATCCACACACAACATCACCTTCTCAGAGGAAGACTTTGAGGCACAGAGGAAGGCAAAACGGAAACTTCTTAAGGCTGTTCCTGAAGTGACAACCCACCAGAATAAGTCAGTTGATAATGAAGAGATTGTAAATGAAGATGTTGTAAACTCTGCCTCAGTAAGTTGTGCCTCCTCTTTAGAAATATCCGATACCAAGGAGCCCAAAGCAACTATGACCTtggtggctgtgtgttttgatggaaGTAAGTTCACCTGTGGTTTTGAGAAGTGTGGCATGACTTTCTCCAGAGCCAGAGATGTCCAGCGCCATCTGAAATGTGCGCACCCAGAACACCTTAAACTGGAGAACAAAGAGCATAAGCATGACAAAGAGCGAGGCTCAAAGTCCAAAGGGATAAAGCCTGAACCTGAGCCAGACAATGAGGACAAGGGAAACGGTGAGCTCTCAACTCCCTCTCAACCCACGAAGTCtggcaaagaaagaaaagcatccACTCAACccaaaaacagtgacacagactCGTCAAGTcttcaaacaaaaaatgatgcTCTCAGAGAAATTCTGATTGGGCTCAGTAAACTGGACCTGAATTCTTCATCACCTCACAGTGTGTCAAGTGAGGCCCCACAGCCCCCCTCAGAGCCCAATGCATCACAAGTATCTCTTCATGAGGCAATCATGGCCAAGCCCCCTGTCGTAATGCTTCATAAGAGAACTCCACATCTGCCTGAAGAAATGGTTAAAACTGAAGAAGCAGCATCAACAGCCGATGACGAAGGCAATGGTGAATCATTAGCCACGGCAAAGCCATACACATGTGGGATGAAAGGGTGTGGCTTTCGGACTGCTCAGAGTTACAGCTTACTGCGACACTATAACACCAAACATGGGCATACTGTTGAACAGGCCAAAAGGTTAACTTCTTTGAAAACAACATCTTTTAAGCCTTACGTCTGCCACCTTTGTTCCAAGagtcacagagaaaaacatgtgtTGAGGGCCCACTATATCCAAGTACATAACATGAGTGAGACTTTGGTGGATAAAATAAGCTATGCATCTATACGATACGAGGGCAGCATAGACCCTTCAAATCATACATCTCAGCACTCAACGAACCATGATCTCAAAGTGAGGAAGACAGAAATCCCTGAGTTGCAAAGCCAACTCGAGAAAACACACTCAACAGAGGATGctgaaaatgcacaaaactTTGACAATCATTCTCCATctgaagaggatggagaggatgaaCCAGAGAGTAGAGAGGAAGACGGTGAGCAGAAGGGAGAAGGCGAGGATGCGGCCACACAGCAGGTCAGAACTACAAGGCGCCTGGTAGCCAAATCTAATCTCTGCTACATATTAGATAAATTCAGTAAACCCTTTCATTGTGTAGCAAAAAACTGTGATGCAGCATTTTCCACACAGGGAGGTCTTGTGCGTCACCTACAGTTGGTACATCATTACAATCGCTCTCAGCTCTTGTTGGAAAAAGACTTTGATGCATCTCACAGTCCAGAAGTCAGGAAAGAGCCAGCCAAAAAAAGGCCTCTTCCAAACTCTGATGAACCTCAGCCCCAATACAAATGTCACTTTGCCAACTGTAGCGCTTCCTACCACCTTAAGAGCAGCCTAGTACGTCACACTCGTGATTTCCACTCACAACCACCAGAGCTGATAGGGTGCAAGTATGAGGGCTGTACCAGAGTGTTCAGCCATGATGATGCACTTAAAAAACATACACTTTATAGTCACTGTGAGTACTACGATTCATTGGTGGTTCGTCTACAGAGCACTCACAAAAAGTCAATTACTGGATGCCAAAAGAAGCTCATTGTTGCACCGCAGAGTCCTCAGAAAGAAGAGCCTGCATCAACCACCTCACAGGCTGAAATATCGAGTCCGAGCCCCGTCGAGTCAGAGCCTGAAGTGGCCACCCAGCCAGAGGAAATAATTAAGGAGGCTGTTGAGGAGAAGACATTGCCAAGAGAAAGTAAACCCAGGAGGAATTGTTTCAGCCGCTTTGTCTTCCGATCACATGAAGAAGCACTGCAGATGTGCCAGGACCGCTGTTTGCGTGTGGCCTACCCATGCATGGTTCAGGACTGTGATTCTGTCGTCACTTACATGGGAAGCCTGCACCGGCACTATCTGAAGGTACACCACATGCGTCGAGATGATCTTGTTAAGAATGACGATATGCTTGTTTTTACTGCTGAGCAGCTCGAAGAACTGATTCAGAGGAAGTCGGCCACACCAACAGTAGTGGAAGTTGCAGAAGCATGTGTCCCTAATGGGGTTCACAAAATGGAGTATCAGGCAGagccagaaaacacagaggggcAGCCTGCACCCATGAGCTTACACTCAATAAAGACAGAGGCACAGGAGGAGGATAAACATGATTCACTGGGATtcccagaggaggaagtggagcagcCACCACCACCTGTTGAAAGAAACGGCGTCCTTGTTGGTGCAGACGAGGTGCTTTATGGTGAACCGAGCACCGGCGGGCAGACTGAGGAGTctgctgcagcaccaacacCTAACACTCAGAAACAGGAGGAAAGATTAAGCTGGGATAAAATCAAACCTCTTCTTCGTCCTGTCACTGTTGACCTCTCACCACCATGCTCACTGCGCTTTTCTACTGAGGAGGGCTTCCAAGATGTTTCAGGCACCAGGGATGGTGGTAAAATGGTGAACGGGtcagctccctctcctcccgTTCGCCAGCCACTAAAACGGAAAAATGAACTGTCCGAACAGCCGTCAAACTTGAAAGATAGTAAGTCTCGTAGCCCTTCTCCACGGCCTTTTGACATTGCTGCCTATAAGCCTATCGGCTTTGAGTCCTCATTCCTGAGGTTCATACAAGAGACAACCccgaaagaaaaaaacacagcgcCGGTGAAACGGCGAGACTCTTTCAGGCGCAGTTGTTCTGTTAAGGAAAACAACCAGCTGGGAATCACTCACACCCGCAGCAGACGCACTCATTCCCCAATGCTGAAGCCCCACGCGATGACTGGAGATTTCACATCAGTCCAAAACTTGAAGTCCATCTTGGACAAAGCCCTGGCTGGGTGCGGGGACCTGGCCATTAAGCAGCTTCAGTACCTCAGACCTGTGGTGGTTCTGGGTAGACCCGTGTCCACCCCCGCCCCGCCGGACCTCTTCCCATCAGACACCAAGAACAGCAAACTGCTTCTTGGAAGTTAG